The DNA segment aagaagCTGTATCAATCCTTTGGGATTCATGGATCCCTAGAGATTAGTGAATCTTTTGAAGTTTTCATGAATATTTCGAGATGCATTAATCTTTACaaccgagattcagattcattgaatcattttaataattcattcagattcatgaatctgactcagatttacccaacactagttgTGTTCTGGATGCGacgttattttttgttgtcgtgTTCCAGAAATTTAGATAAGCTAAAACACGTAAATAAATGCATTGTGTGCAGTCACCTTAATGGATTTTCTGAGGATGCATTAGTTTTATTCCACAAAATGTAGCGATGTCTGATCACGATATTGATTTTCCGTAATTTTTACATGATTGTGAAGGTTGTACTTTTCCTTCAGCTTTTCATACTTGTCGACGAAAAAGTTACCCTCCGGGCAATCGATTAGCTTTACAAGCGCTTGGCCCCATGCCTTTTCTGAGCAATTGCGTGCCATTATACTTTCCCGTCCAGCGTACACGATCTGCCGTAGCGACAGTATGGTTTCCTTCAAATGTTCCGGAATGCTCACCGTTTCACCTGCAATAGAAGAAAATGGTAACGAATTGTTGAAAAATTGTTGTAATGCAGGAGATTGCTCTTGTTGTACAGTCCTTGCAGTGATGCTAATTGTACCTTTTTCTATGCGAGGAAATTCTACATAATTGAACATTTCCTCCTGTGCTCCGGAGTCACCGCTAAAGCTGGCGCTCGTCACGGAAAACGACGCCACGTTAAGAAACATCTGCCGGTACAGATTGATCATCCGTTCGCGGGAATCGTGACTAGTGCCGTGCGGCACTACCTTGTTCCGGATGAACACAAGCTTGGTGGGCTGGGCGGAAAGTACCTGGGTCATCATTTCTGCCCACATCAGGGTACGCATCAGCCGGATGTTGTAATATTCttcctgcaccaccagcatgACGTGACAAATACGGAGCAAAATCATCAGCTTCTTCAGCTCGTCTTGCTCGTTCTGAATGAAGTCTTTTCTCGCGTGCCCAAACACCGGCTCGCTACAGTCCAACAGTATTAACCGATCCTCGGTGATGTGCATCCGCACTGTGGGTTAGAGGGGAAGAGCAAGAGTAATGAATTAACCAAGAGTACCAAGCAGTTGCAGTCCTAGCACCACCACATTTCGGATCTTACCTTCATTTTCGCCCGCAACGTTAATTGTACTATGCACGGGAAAGATGCTTTCCTTTCTGGTGTCGCTTTGATCGGGCGCGTAAAGATTTGTATTGAGCAAGTTTAACACGGTCGATTTACCAACGCCGGGCATGCCGATAGTTCCGATTACGACGTAATCCTGATTGGTCTCGTGTAGAAAATCCAGCGTGCGATAGTTGATCGCATTGTGATTCTTCAGCAGCACCAAGGACCCCTCCATCGGCGTGTAGCTGTACGGATCGGGGGCTGCCGTAGCCGGCAGTGATTTAGCGGATGCTGCATGCCTAGATTCGGACCCCTTAGATGTGCCGGCGATCTGTGGTGTGGTACTGGCCAAGATGGTCGGAGTTCTTCTGGGGGTGGATACGGAAGGGCCCGCTGCAGGATCATCGGTGGACCGAGTTTTGAGCAGAATTTTCGGTTGCTGTTTACCACTCATATTTTTAGTTTAGATTTTCGTTCACATGCCCCACACAAATTACCACATTTACCTGAAGCTGGGCCAGAAATCAAACGCGcgtttgttgttattattttgacGCAACCACCCTGCAAGCCAAATagacatgctttctcgctcttgcACATGGGAAACACTTGCGGCCGGACCGAGACAGCATGTTTGTTGTAATTGGCTAGGGTGCGCTGTCAGTGTGCGGAATTCGAACCTTCGGACTggtataattaaaattattttcatacGAGTTTGAAAAAGGCAGAAAGTCGTTAGTAAATTTTGTGATACGCTTTTAGTTTAGCTATATTatgctggtttgtttttaaagcaTAGCATTTTTATAAGAGTCATCTATCTCGGGACAAAGCTGAGTTGAAAGTGCGTAAAGATACTGGCTGCCAGCCGGTCTTTCTACAGCCTTATAAATCAGTTCATCTTAAAGAACCTGACGCAACGGACGAAGCACCtgtatagtaccggtactcacataccctgctcgtaaagtctttttaggccatccacaaggacagagaaGACCTGGTAGGCTCAAATCGGGTGGCAAGATGgagtggaggcgtccgccattaaggccgggataacggactggcagacaaaggcgcgagaccgtgagcggtatcttgaggcaggccaagaccggaAAATTATTGTAGCGCTGGATAAGTATGTAAGTAAGTAATAGAAAAACTCAACGAACAACACGAACTACATTAGTAGACACTATCAAGGTAATGCCATCTAGCATCGTGGACACTCAAAAAGATATCcaaacgaaacggaaattCTGTCACATATCACATTTTCACCGTGTTCAGCATGTCTACTTCACGTGCTACATCGTTGGGTATCTTTTTAAACTAGAAACAATAGCGCAGCTGATTGCAACACTTTGCAAGACTCTCTTTGCAGCTGTTGTGGGTTTCAGCTCAAATAATTTTACCTGAAAGAAACGATCTCTTCGATCGAAGCTAGAATGATATACCGATGCTATATAAGTGATTCATTTTGTTCACAAACACTCGAAATGATTTTAGTCGCGTTTGATCGgtagatgctcagaaggactTTTGGCCCTGTATGTAAAGAAGTTCAAGTGCAGGGTCAGGCTGGTCATGTGATACGTGTGATACCAGACGACTCAGCTCGAGGCAGATAACAGTGCTAAAGCATATGCAATCCCAAATACTTCGATAGCAGGGGTTGCGCAGCGACCACATCAAAGGTGGCTGTttgaatttataatttagtaatttttattttgttcttagTAGGCTAAGATAGCTTGTAATTTAGAGTATAAAAGGAGGAAAGCATTATAATAAATCAGTCTTACACCAGCATTTCATGAGTGCGTTTCTCTATTTGGTGTTACGATTCTCCCGGGTGAAGCTTTGGGCGAGTACGATTGCTTTCTCGACAACGCGTAACGAAATCAGTAGCGGCGCTACCACGGAATAGACCTCCCAATTTACATTGGAAAAGAGGTAATTAGCCTGGTAGGCCAATACTGAAAGTAGTTTGGTGAAGGAGAGTTGGACCGTTGACGCTCCCGAAACCCTTTGCCCGGGACGTTCTGTTCCGTGGCAGCAGACGGTTTACCAAGCGCTCCAGAACGACCGAAACCTTCGCGGGCGGCTTGGCCGTTGGGCCCGGAACAGCTGGCCTGAAACGGGTATGGCACCTGCGAAAtatgcaacagaaaaaaatccacGGCGTATAGTAAAACATCATGGTGTAATCACTCTGTCATCCTACTTGGTATTGGTTGATAGGTCATCATTTTAGCCTTGCAAGCCGTACCGTACCAAAACCGCTCCGTTGTTTTATGTGGAAGAtcctttattattttataataaaaatggaTAATAAGTCTATAATGCTTCTCTTGTAGAAAAAATCCAACATTCTATATTGCATACTGACTGACACAATGATCCAATGACACAAACGTGTATGTATTCGTGAGGGTgtactggtgtgtgtgtgtgtgtgtatatttgttGTAAGTGACTGCGGGTGTTTATATCATAGTCGACTAGCTAATCGCATTGTATTGTTGCTGtgttttccttcgttttgATGCTGAAATGTGCCTTTCCTACCCCAAACCATCACATCAGCATGAATTACCCCCATTTGCCCGTTTGCACACTTTACGCTTTCGGGGCGAGACACTAAGCTGATATCCAGATTGAAGCTGGAGATGTTCCGCTTCATCGTGCGCTAGTGTTGTCAGCTGGCGTTTCACCTGCCTTCAGTTCTGTTCTTCTGTTTGATCTGTTTGTCGTACAAAAGCTAAGTAACGTAAGGGAAGGGAAAATGAAATCGGAACATGCTTCCCAGCGCTGCGCTACTAATGTGCTAAATGCTAGCGACCACGTGTTCGAGCCAATGTTCGTGATACGCACGTGTtcgctgtttttcttttttgttatcaATATCAAACATGTTTGGCTactatgtatatatatatatcctTGGCACTCACTGTAGCATAAACTCCAACTActtttgctgccgctgctgtaaGGTTAGGGAACTTGATGGaggtgtggtggtgggtgaGGAAAGGATAGTCGTGTATATTATactactctttttttcttttctttttaaaactatCTCCTCCTCGCACATACTTATCATTCCCTCTGTTTTTCGCCCTATggtatgtttctttttctactaattctctctctctctctctctctctctctctctctctctctctctctctctttcactctctttcgTTTTATACCTATCGTGCCCTTTTTCCAACGTAAAGAAGTGTGCCTTTTGGGGTGGTAGTAAGTATAGTACGGCTTCCGTATTGCGTTCCCTCGCTTTCGCGCATTTCTTTTGGCGCATTTCTATTCAACAACAATTGCGTTTGATTTATGCCTAAAACATCTTTGACACGATCGTAACCGGAGACCAGTTTAATAGTGGCGACATATTGGCACCGGTGCACAGCGTGTaggtgtctgtctgtgtgttttgattgtgtttgttttgtgttttgtgtgatcGCAAACAGCTATCAAAAATGGGGAAGCTTACACGCTATAAACCTAATCAACATTCATGCATTAAACCGTCGTGATTTTTACGCACCGTGCGCTTAAGCTACGTTTTTAAGGTGTGAAATGCCGCCGGTGCACGTAACGTCGTTTCGGTTTGCAACGCAACGTGAATGGGATAAACGAACGTTTTGCGAAGTCTGTGTGTTGTTACAGCAGTAAAATATGCACTTTCTGTTAAGTTCACTTCCTGTAGGGATGCGTGAGTGTCGTTCTACAGGACAAACAGCACCGAGCACGGGTGACGTTTTTTAGGCGAATAGTTTGACCATTAGTGGAAGTGCCATCGCGCCATCGGGAAAACAAAGCGCGCGGTGTTGCTTGCGACGGCAACGTGATCGAATCGAATCACGTTGATCGATCAAAATGAATCGTGATCGATTTGGCACGATCGACGTGCACACAATAGAACTCCGCATGTGTGCACATTggtagagtgtgtgtgtgttcgtgtgtaaAAGGAAGCGAATCAATTGTCGCTTGCTCACCGTGTACGATCCAGAACATTAACTGTATTAATGAATTTTAACTAGCCAATCGTGAGTGTATTAAATGTTGTTTCACTATTACCTACGCCGCTTGATCACAAAtagttaatttttaacaaataacCGACGCCATCATCACGTCATCGTGTGTGCACACCTGTTTCGAAACTATGAAACGGTGtatatgggtgtgtgtgtgtgtgtgtgtgtgcttttatcACTGAAATTGCATTGCACTATTACGTTCCACCACGTTTGCGCTTAAGAACCAGCGCAACGTTTACACATTTACTgagctgtgctgctgctgctgctaggaTCCCTAATCCCTTTCACACTGTGATCGATGTTACCAAGTGGATTTAGTATTTTAGTAGGAAGGGGGTGCGCGAACTTGAACACGAATCttactttttgtgtgttggttttgcGATATTTTCGGTGCATTTCGGTTGCTCTGCCCCGTCGACTAGTACACTTATATATTCTTCTTCGTGATTTTTCGTGATTTTTCGTGATTTTTGCTGCCATGAGattattgtgtttgtgtgggtgtgtttaatgatttttgttgttgtttttttggtaatATTCTATATACTTTCGCTTGCCTCCCTTGCCTGCTCGCATCGGAGTCTACCTGGGCACCTGGATGCCGGTGAGGTTCATCTCTAATGCAAATGAATGAATATGTAACCACATACGTCCAACACAGCACTTTGCTACCGCCCGCTAcgcgtttttgtgtttgttttgtccaatTTTTGTCCTTTTGCTTG comes from the Anopheles coluzzii chromosome 2, AcolN3, whole genome shotgun sequence genome and includes:
- the LOC120952256 gene encoding nonsense-mediated mRNA decay factor SMG9-like, whose translation is MSGKQQPKILLKTRSTDDPAAGPSVSTPRRTPTILASTTPQIAGTSKGSESRHAASAKSLPATAAPDPYSYTPMEGSLVLLKNHNAINYRTLDFLHETNQDYVVIGTIGMPGVGKSTVLNLLNTNLYAPDQSDTRKESIFPVHSTINVAGENEVRMHITEDRLILLDCSEPVFGHARKDFIQNEQDELKKLMILLRICHVMLVVQEEYYNIRLMRTLMWAEMMTQVLSAQPTKLVFIRNKVVPHGTSHDSRERMINLYRQMFLNVASFSVTSASFSGDSGAQEEMFNYVEFPRIEKGETVSIPEHLKETILSLRQIVYAGRESIMARNCSEKAWGQALVKLIDCPEGNFFVDKYEKLKEKYNLHNHVKITENQYRDQTSLHFVE